AAGTCAATTACACCTTAATCTTTAAATTGGAACAAGCTGATCATAGCTGATATTCACAAGACTTTCTTTGTTTCCCTGCCCGACCGCAGGCGGGGTTTCTTTGGTCACAAAGAAATGAAAGGAAAACTGTGACCTAAATTTACAAGTATGGTTTAATAATTAAAATATGACATTTAAACAAATTATCACAAACGCCAATTTGTTACCAGAATTATGAAGTATGACAACGCTGTCGGGATGAACAAAATGAAATTTTAACCGCATGGAAAAAGGGATTTGATTCACAAGAATAGACTTGGAGTCATAGTATTAAAGCTGGGATTAGAAAGATTAAGTTATGTAATAAAAAGAGCCGAACTTATAAAAGATGTGTCCATACGATAGCTGCCGACAGACAGGCATGTGACCATTAAATTCAAAATTATTAACACATGAAACCCATAAGCCAATACAAGTTGATTATGAGTTCCAGGAATTTGAAAATATTGTCGGAAAAATAAAAGTAATTCTTGCTCCGGGATTACTTTGACCAGGGTATAATTCACTAATTATAAGTTTGGTTCTAACCTTATATCTCTTACCTAAAAGTTCTAGTCTTTTTTTTGTCAAATCAATCCCTAAATTTAAGTGTGAGTCAATATTTACTGATTTCATACTTTTGGTAATACCAATACCATTATCTTCAATAAAAACAGAAAGTTGTTTTTTGCCATCCATAATAAATCTTACATTAACCTCGCCTCTTGTCTTAAGTTGAGAAATCCCATGCCAGATTGCATTTTCTACAAATAATTGGATCATCATAGTTGGAATAAAAATCTCGTCGGGTTCTATTCTGGAATCTATATCAATATTGTAATCAAATGAATTATTCAGTCTAAGGCATTCTAAATCCAGATAATTTCTTAATTTATCCACTTCATCCTCTATGCTTATAAAGTTTGAGTTTAAAGAATTCATATTTTGTCTGATTAATCGGGCAAATTGAGACAGGTATAAACCAGCTTCATTAGGTTTATTATGAAGTATGAAATTTTGAATAGATCCTAATGAATTAAAAATAAAATGAGGGTTCATCATCGAACGTAAGGCTTTGGATTCTAAGTTGAGCAGTAAAATTTCGTCATTATTTTTCTTACTTAATTTATTTTTGCGGAGATAAAGCAATATACCGACCAATAAAAAGGTTATAATTGTAATAAAAGCCCAAAAGTAAAATCTTTCGAGAAGTGTTGGCTTAACATTAATTATTAATTCTTTAGGCAAGCTAAAATAATCTCCATTAATTTGAGATTTTAAATAAAATTTGTATGTACCTGACTTAAGATTCTGATAAGAAACTATAGTTCCATCACTCTTTAACCAATGATCCTCCATCCCTTCCAGCATATAAAAATATTTTGACATGAAAGATGAATAATTAATGCTTGAGAATTTAATTTCTAATTT
This Bacteroidota bacterium DNA region includes the following protein-coding sequences:
- a CDS encoding histidine kinase encodes the protein NKDDEIIVNADKNYVVKNDSIVEYELLKSFNGKIITSHIILNDSVEVISVDGRKLYLILNQQKIFDLNSYTQIETEHKVKDFAYDGVRLFFSTFYDIYYIENPIAIAHDSMIHVSSVNIDFEDIRDIECSGNNFYVATSEGITIIPQELYLNKPNLSLESYIQFVQVDGEGVDFTSGIINIKGDSKLEIKFSSINYSSFMSKYFYMLEGMEDHWLKSDGTIVSYQNLKSGTYKFYLKSQINGDYFSLPKELIINVKPTLLERFYFWAFITIITFLLVGILLYLRKNKLSKKNNDEILLLNLESKALRSMMNPHFIFNSLGSIQNFILHNKPNEAGLYLSQFARLIRQNMNSLNSNFISIEDEVDKLRNYLDLECLRLNNSFDYNIDIDSRIEPDEIFIPTMMIQLFVENAIWHGISQLKTRGEVNVRFIMDGKKQLSVFIEDNGIGITKSMKSVNIDSHLNLGIDLTKKRLELLGKRYKVRTKLIISELYPGQSNPGARITFIFPTIFSNSWNS